Proteins from one Primulina huaijiensis isolate GDHJ02 chromosome 18, ASM1229523v2, whole genome shotgun sequence genomic window:
- the LOC140963748 gene encoding uncharacterized protein isoform X3 yields MCSSEASFSLSLYSNSRVLCQRRLKSCFPANPFFIKPRNSSSFYVAASIAPKNSTREFSWISWDRVGFNEYNGWEVEESAQKPVIKKSKRLSRFVAVGIGASAVGLLAYFCVSSYGFRITSPFRILHAFKLAFLTSTVDTTNEDVSSDEKMGDADIAEDQVGRASDSFTEIAPVSIKDRKLDRILVPFTVDSVQQEALGALKILKIIEDDARADELCTRREYARWLVRANSQLERSRKHQVIPSAALSGSMSIAFDDVSIQDPDFEYIQSLAETGIVRSKLPGGSYSSNLNSNVESEACDSFFPERFITRQDLVSWKAKTEYKVMPGISQEMSRKNIGFLDVKAISSDLLSDIFVDFLANEKSILRGVFGQYRRLQPNKPCTKGQAAVALTCGRLSEFIRAEISRLELENITRQREMKEAMSELLERGEIKDLWVRKMEEERSRGMEVEQDYHTSVTDLEQEKTFHENSLAELLKQQAALDCQKQLLSTLNSEVVEMSERFDSERVKLTDEQINVKKTRHDLEMNYEALLDTKSVLEAELEALRILRSWVENEARKSQGRAKVLEEAGRRWKWDN; encoded by the exons atgtgttcttcGGAGGCATCGTTTTCACTCTCTTTGTATTCGAATTCTCGCGTCCTATGTCAGCGCCGTTTGAAATCTTGTTTTCCTGCTAACCCTTTTTTCATCAAGCCCAGAAACTCTAGCTCTTTTTATGTCGCAGCTTCAATTGCTCCGAAGAACTCAACTCGTGAATTTTCTTGGATTTCTTGGGATAGAGTTGGGTTTAATGAGTATAATGGATGGGAggttgaagaatctgctcagAAACCGGTGATTAAAAAGAGTAAAC GCTTGTCTAGATTTGTGGCAGTCGGAATTGGAGCTTCAGCTGTTGGGTTGCTCGCCTATTTCTGTGTCTCAA GTTATGGGTTTCGAATCACAAGTCCATTTCGTATTTTGCATGCCTTTAAGTTGGCTTTTTTAACTAGTACGGTTGATACCACAAATGAAGACGTTAGTTCTGACGAGAAAATGGGAGATGCTGACATAGCTGAGGATCAAGTGGGTCGTGCGTCAGATTCATTCACGGAGATAG CACCGGTTTCAATAAAAGACAGAAAACTAGATCGAATTCTTGTTCCATTTACTGTGGATTCAGTTCAGCAGGAAGCTCTTGGTGCATTAAAGATACTAAAG ATTATTGAAGATGATGCCAGGGCAGATGAATTATGTACAAGACGGGAATATGCGAGATGGTTAGTTCGGGCAAATTCACAGCTAGAGAG AAGTAGGAAGCATCAGGTAATTCCGTCTGCTGCACTTTCTGGCTCTATGTCCATTGCCTTTGATGATGTCAGCATTCAAGATCCAGATTTTGAATACATCCAAT ctttagctgaaacTGGTATTGTTAGAAGCAAACTACCAGGTGGAAGTTACAGTTCAAATCTGAATAGCAATGTAGAAAGTGAAGCCTGCGACAGTTTTTTCCCTGAGAG GTTTATAACTCGCCAAGATTTGGTTAGTTGGAAAGCAAAAACAGAGTATAAAGTGATGCCAGGAATTAGTCAAGAG ATGTCAAGGAAGAACATTGGATTTCTTGATGTGAAGGCAATCTCTTCAGATTTATTGTCGGATATTTTTGTGGATTTTCTTGCTAATGAAAAGAGCATACTAAGAGGAGTTTTTG GGCAGTACCGGCGATTACAACCTAATAAACCCTGCACAAAGGGACAAGCAGCAGTAGCACTGACATGTGGACGATTGTCAGAATTTATACGTGCTGAAATATCAAGACTTGaattagaaaatattacaaGACAACGTGAAATGAAAGAAGCAATGTCGGAGCTTCTAGAGAGAGGTGAAATAAAGGATCTTTGGGTGAGAAAGATGGAAGAAGAAAGAAGCCGAGGCATGGAAGTGGAACAGGATTATCATACATCAGTTACTGATTTGGAACAGGAGAAAACTTTTCATGAAAATTCTTTGGCTGAATTGTTAAAGCAGCAGGCGGCTTTGGATTGTCAGAAACAGTTGCTTTCTACATTAAATTCAGAAGTTGTCGAAATGTCAGAAAGATTTGATTCTGAGAGGGTGAAGCTCACCGATGAGCAGATTAATGTGAAGAAAACGCGACATGACTTAGAGATGAATTATGAAGCATTGCTTGATACAAAATCGGTACTGGAAGCTGAATTAGAAGCCCTTCGAATTCTGAG ATCTTGGGTTGAGAATGAAGCAAGAAAAAGCCAAGGGCGTGCAAAGGTTCTCGAAGAGGCTGGCCGAAGGTGGAAATGGGACAATTAG
- the LOC140963748 gene encoding uncharacterized protein isoform X1, with the protein MCSSEASFSLSLYSNSRVLCQRRLKSCFPANPFFIKPRNSSSFYVAASIAPKNSTREFSWISWDRVGFNEYNGWEVEESAQKPVIKKSKRLSRFVAVGIGASAVGLLAYFCVSSYGFRITSPFRILHAFKLAFLTSTVDTTNEDVSSDEKMGDADIAEDQVGRASDSFTEIETAPVSIKDRKLDRILVPFTVDSVQQEALGALKILKIIEDDARADELCTRREYARWLVRANSQLERSRKHQVIPSAALSGSMSIAFDDVSIQDPDFEYIQSLAETGIVRSKLPGGSYSSNLNSNVESEACDSFFPERFITRQDLVSWKAKTEYKVMPGISQEMSRKNIGFLDVKAISSDLLSDIFVDFLANEKSILRGVFGQYRRLQPNKPCTKGQAAVALTCGRLSEFIRAEISRLELENITRQREMKEAMSELLERGEIKDLWVRKMEEERSRGMEVEQDYHTSVTDLEQEKTFHENSLAELLKQQAALDCQKQLLSTLNSEVVEMSERFDSERVKLTDEQINVKKTRHDLEMNYEALLDTKSVLEAELEALRILRSWVENEARKSQGRAKVLEEAGRRWKWDN; encoded by the exons atgtgttcttcGGAGGCATCGTTTTCACTCTCTTTGTATTCGAATTCTCGCGTCCTATGTCAGCGCCGTTTGAAATCTTGTTTTCCTGCTAACCCTTTTTTCATCAAGCCCAGAAACTCTAGCTCTTTTTATGTCGCAGCTTCAATTGCTCCGAAGAACTCAACTCGTGAATTTTCTTGGATTTCTTGGGATAGAGTTGGGTTTAATGAGTATAATGGATGGGAggttgaagaatctgctcagAAACCGGTGATTAAAAAGAGTAAAC GCTTGTCTAGATTTGTGGCAGTCGGAATTGGAGCTTCAGCTGTTGGGTTGCTCGCCTATTTCTGTGTCTCAA GTTATGGGTTTCGAATCACAAGTCCATTTCGTATTTTGCATGCCTTTAAGTTGGCTTTTTTAACTAGTACGGTTGATACCACAAATGAAGACGTTAGTTCTGACGAGAAAATGGGAGATGCTGACATAGCTGAGGATCAAGTGGGTCGTGCGTCAGATTCATTCACGGAGATAG AAACAGCACCGGTTTCAATAAAAGACAGAAAACTAGATCGAATTCTTGTTCCATTTACTGTGGATTCAGTTCAGCAGGAAGCTCTTGGTGCATTAAAGATACTAAAG ATTATTGAAGATGATGCCAGGGCAGATGAATTATGTACAAGACGGGAATATGCGAGATGGTTAGTTCGGGCAAATTCACAGCTAGAGAG AAGTAGGAAGCATCAGGTAATTCCGTCTGCTGCACTTTCTGGCTCTATGTCCATTGCCTTTGATGATGTCAGCATTCAAGATCCAGATTTTGAATACATCCAAT ctttagctgaaacTGGTATTGTTAGAAGCAAACTACCAGGTGGAAGTTACAGTTCAAATCTGAATAGCAATGTAGAAAGTGAAGCCTGCGACAGTTTTTTCCCTGAGAG GTTTATAACTCGCCAAGATTTGGTTAGTTGGAAAGCAAAAACAGAGTATAAAGTGATGCCAGGAATTAGTCAAGAG ATGTCAAGGAAGAACATTGGATTTCTTGATGTGAAGGCAATCTCTTCAGATTTATTGTCGGATATTTTTGTGGATTTTCTTGCTAATGAAAAGAGCATACTAAGAGGAGTTTTTG GGCAGTACCGGCGATTACAACCTAATAAACCCTGCACAAAGGGACAAGCAGCAGTAGCACTGACATGTGGACGATTGTCAGAATTTATACGTGCTGAAATATCAAGACTTGaattagaaaatattacaaGACAACGTGAAATGAAAGAAGCAATGTCGGAGCTTCTAGAGAGAGGTGAAATAAAGGATCTTTGGGTGAGAAAGATGGAAGAAGAAAGAAGCCGAGGCATGGAAGTGGAACAGGATTATCATACATCAGTTACTGATTTGGAACAGGAGAAAACTTTTCATGAAAATTCTTTGGCTGAATTGTTAAAGCAGCAGGCGGCTTTGGATTGTCAGAAACAGTTGCTTTCTACATTAAATTCAGAAGTTGTCGAAATGTCAGAAAGATTTGATTCTGAGAGGGTGAAGCTCACCGATGAGCAGATTAATGTGAAGAAAACGCGACATGACTTAGAGATGAATTATGAAGCATTGCTTGATACAAAATCGGTACTGGAAGCTGAATTAGAAGCCCTTCGAATTCTGAG ATCTTGGGTTGAGAATGAAGCAAGAAAAAGCCAAGGGCGTGCAAAGGTTCTCGAAGAGGCTGGCCGAAGGTGGAAATGGGACAATTAG
- the LOC140963748 gene encoding uncharacterized protein isoform X2 encodes MCSSEASFSLSLYSNSRVLCQRRLKSCFPANPFFIKPRNSSSFYVAASIAPKNSTREFSWISWDRVGFNEYNGWEVEESAQKPVIKKSLSRFVAVGIGASAVGLLAYFCVSSYGFRITSPFRILHAFKLAFLTSTVDTTNEDVSSDEKMGDADIAEDQVGRASDSFTEIETAPVSIKDRKLDRILVPFTVDSVQQEALGALKILKIIEDDARADELCTRREYARWLVRANSQLERSRKHQVIPSAALSGSMSIAFDDVSIQDPDFEYIQSLAETGIVRSKLPGGSYSSNLNSNVESEACDSFFPERFITRQDLVSWKAKTEYKVMPGISQEMSRKNIGFLDVKAISSDLLSDIFVDFLANEKSILRGVFGQYRRLQPNKPCTKGQAAVALTCGRLSEFIRAEISRLELENITRQREMKEAMSELLERGEIKDLWVRKMEEERSRGMEVEQDYHTSVTDLEQEKTFHENSLAELLKQQAALDCQKQLLSTLNSEVVEMSERFDSERVKLTDEQINVKKTRHDLEMNYEALLDTKSVLEAELEALRILRSWVENEARKSQGRAKVLEEAGRRWKWDN; translated from the exons atgtgttcttcGGAGGCATCGTTTTCACTCTCTTTGTATTCGAATTCTCGCGTCCTATGTCAGCGCCGTTTGAAATCTTGTTTTCCTGCTAACCCTTTTTTCATCAAGCCCAGAAACTCTAGCTCTTTTTATGTCGCAGCTTCAATTGCTCCGAAGAACTCAACTCGTGAATTTTCTTGGATTTCTTGGGATAGAGTTGGGTTTAATGAGTATAATGGATGGGAggttgaagaatctgctcagAAACCGGTGATTAAAAAGA GCTTGTCTAGATTTGTGGCAGTCGGAATTGGAGCTTCAGCTGTTGGGTTGCTCGCCTATTTCTGTGTCTCAA GTTATGGGTTTCGAATCACAAGTCCATTTCGTATTTTGCATGCCTTTAAGTTGGCTTTTTTAACTAGTACGGTTGATACCACAAATGAAGACGTTAGTTCTGACGAGAAAATGGGAGATGCTGACATAGCTGAGGATCAAGTGGGTCGTGCGTCAGATTCATTCACGGAGATAG AAACAGCACCGGTTTCAATAAAAGACAGAAAACTAGATCGAATTCTTGTTCCATTTACTGTGGATTCAGTTCAGCAGGAAGCTCTTGGTGCATTAAAGATACTAAAG ATTATTGAAGATGATGCCAGGGCAGATGAATTATGTACAAGACGGGAATATGCGAGATGGTTAGTTCGGGCAAATTCACAGCTAGAGAG AAGTAGGAAGCATCAGGTAATTCCGTCTGCTGCACTTTCTGGCTCTATGTCCATTGCCTTTGATGATGTCAGCATTCAAGATCCAGATTTTGAATACATCCAAT ctttagctgaaacTGGTATTGTTAGAAGCAAACTACCAGGTGGAAGTTACAGTTCAAATCTGAATAGCAATGTAGAAAGTGAAGCCTGCGACAGTTTTTTCCCTGAGAG GTTTATAACTCGCCAAGATTTGGTTAGTTGGAAAGCAAAAACAGAGTATAAAGTGATGCCAGGAATTAGTCAAGAG ATGTCAAGGAAGAACATTGGATTTCTTGATGTGAAGGCAATCTCTTCAGATTTATTGTCGGATATTTTTGTGGATTTTCTTGCTAATGAAAAGAGCATACTAAGAGGAGTTTTTG GGCAGTACCGGCGATTACAACCTAATAAACCCTGCACAAAGGGACAAGCAGCAGTAGCACTGACATGTGGACGATTGTCAGAATTTATACGTGCTGAAATATCAAGACTTGaattagaaaatattacaaGACAACGTGAAATGAAAGAAGCAATGTCGGAGCTTCTAGAGAGAGGTGAAATAAAGGATCTTTGGGTGAGAAAGATGGAAGAAGAAAGAAGCCGAGGCATGGAAGTGGAACAGGATTATCATACATCAGTTACTGATTTGGAACAGGAGAAAACTTTTCATGAAAATTCTTTGGCTGAATTGTTAAAGCAGCAGGCGGCTTTGGATTGTCAGAAACAGTTGCTTTCTACATTAAATTCAGAAGTTGTCGAAATGTCAGAAAGATTTGATTCTGAGAGGGTGAAGCTCACCGATGAGCAGATTAATGTGAAGAAAACGCGACATGACTTAGAGATGAATTATGAAGCATTGCTTGATACAAAATCGGTACTGGAAGCTGAATTAGAAGCCCTTCGAATTCTGAG ATCTTGGGTTGAGAATGAAGCAAGAAAAAGCCAAGGGCGTGCAAAGGTTCTCGAAGAGGCTGGCCGAAGGTGGAAATGGGACAATTAG